A region of Moorena sp. SIOASIH DNA encodes the following proteins:
- a CDS encoding fatty acyl-AMP ligase, producing MANHKAKYSNLVDLVVDRALNQPNQIAYTFLADGETESGHLTYQQLDQQARAIAAQLQSLVARGSRALLVYPYTAGLEFIAAFFGCLYASVVAVTANPPRSKQAIAQLQQRVISSQATVALTTTDLWKRIQQQCSSNPELAPTLTELSWIESNEISQSLASDWIETERPDQDSLAFLQYTSGSTGKPKGVMVTHGNILHNSALIYQCFEHTLNSQGVIWLPLFHDMGLIGGVIQPIYGRFPVTLMSPVALIQKPVCWLQGISRYKATTSGGPNFAYDLLCRQVTSEQIETLDLSSWEVAFSGAEPIRAETLERFAETFAPCGFRAEAFYPCYGMAETTLFISGGLKANPPVIKYVEQGALGENQVVVATKDQQGTQGIVSCGQPWLGDHVVIVDPETLIECPENKVGEIWVSGNGVGKGYWNQPEETERTFGAYIKDTGTGPFLRTGDLGFLQDGELFITGRLKELMILWGNNRYPQHIEATVEKSHPALRPNASAAFSVDLEGEERLVIAQEIKRSYLKHLVVDEVVAAIRQAVAQEHIADVYGIVLLKTGSIPKTSSGKIKRRECRLRFLDGTLEAVGEWRQSQLQQRSITDLLSQLNVGGSES from the coding sequence ATGGCAAACCATAAAGCTAAATACTCCAACTTAGTCGATCTCGTGGTCGATAGAGCGCTAAACCAACCTAACCAAATTGCTTACACTTTCCTAGCAGACGGGGAAACAGAATCTGGTCATCTGACCTATCAACAGTTAGATCAACAGGCCAGAGCCATTGCTGCTCAGCTACAGTCTCTAGTTGCCAGGGGTTCCCGTGCCTTATTAGTCTACCCCTATACCGCTGGTTTAGAGTTCATTGCCGCTTTCTTTGGATGTCTGTATGCCTCGGTTGTAGCAGTCACCGCTAATCCCCCCCGGTCTAAACAGGCTATTGCCCAATTACAGCAGCGGGTCATTTCTTCCCAAGCCACAGTAGCCCTTACTACCACAGACCTCTGGAAAAGAATCCAGCAGCAGTGTAGCTCGAATCCAGAATTAGCCCCAACCTTAACTGAACTGTCTTGGATAGAAAGCAATGAAATTTCCCAGTCTCTAGCATCAGACTGGATTGAAACCGAGCGCCCAGATCAGGATAGCTTAGCGTTTTTACAGTACACCTCAGGGTCTACCGGTAAGCCAAAAGGGGTAATGGTGACCCATGGCAATATCCTGCACAATTCAGCCTTGATCTATCAGTGCTTCGAGCATACCCTGAATAGTCAAGGAGTAATCTGGTTACCCTTGTTTCATGATATGGGGTTGATTGGTGGTGTGATCCAGCCCATCTATGGCAGATTTCCCGTTACACTCATGTCACCAGTAGCCTTAATACAGAAACCAGTTTGCTGGCTGCAAGGGATTTCACGCTATAAAGCCACCACCAGTGGTGGTCCCAATTTTGCCTATGACCTATTGTGTCGCCAGGTGACTTCGGAACAGATAGAAACTCTAGACCTCAGCAGTTGGGAAGTAGCGTTTTCCGGTGCTGAACCGATTCGAGCCGAAACCCTAGAACGGTTTGCCGAGACCTTTGCCCCTTGTGGGTTTAGAGCAGAAGCATTTTACCCCTGCTACGGTATGGCTGAAACCACATTATTTATTTCCGGGGGATTGAAAGCTAACCCTCCGGTGATTAAGTATGTCGAGCAAGGTGCCTTAGGAGAAAATCAGGTGGTAGTTGCTACAAAAGACCAACAGGGAACACAAGGGATTGTCAGCTGTGGTCAGCCCTGGTTGGGTGATCACGTGGTAATTGTTGACCCGGAAACCTTAATAGAGTGTCCAGAAAATAAAGTCGGGGAAATTTGGGTATCTGGTAATGGTGTCGGCAAGGGCTATTGGAATCAACCAGAGGAAACAGAACGCACATTTGGTGCCTATATAAAAGACACCGGCACTGGACCATTTCTGCGCACCGGAGACTTAGGATTCCTACAAGATGGGGAACTCTTTATAACCGGTCGCCTCAAAGAATTGATGATCCTCTGGGGCAACAACCGCTATCCCCAGCATATTGAAGCAACTGTTGAGAAGAGTCATCCAGCCCTGCGACCCAACGCTAGTGCAGCGTTTTCCGTGGATTTAGAAGGAGAAGAACGATTAGTTATTGCTCAAGAGATCAAGCGAAGTTACCTTAAACACTTAGTAGTTGATGAAGTAGTCGCAGCCATTCGTCAAGCAGTAGCCCAAGAGCATATTGCCGATGTTTATGGGATTGTGCTGCTGAAAACCGGAAGTATTCCCAAAACCTCTAGTGGTAAGATTAAACGTCGGGAATGTCGGCTGCGATTTCTTGATGGCACTTTAGAAGCAGTAGGTGAATGGCGACAGAGTCAACTTCAGCAGCGTAGTATTACCGATCTGTTGAGTCAGTTGAATGTTGGTGGCTCAGAATCCTAA
- a CDS encoding GMC family oxidoreductase, with translation MSLLLPAPYSLLPTPCSLFPIPRSAVPCSLYYMTNDFDAIIIGSGAGGGTVALALAKAGKQVLLVERGNRFTDSEPYQDEQRMLIDMAAFDDRTIEVNGRNTRVFIGGILGGGTSLYGAVLMRPSRHDFHPGKYYSEWLPRHLWDWPITYDQLSPYFDQAESLFHVAGDDPNKILHLETPAHSYPAKTPPLEPINQKLERAIEKAGFTPFHLPLGIDFNRCLRCPKCPGYYCPNDSRASTLVCAIDGAVSNYHLQVKTNTEADCLVTNGKGKVLGVKLRWRDTGKIETLKAKTYIIAAGAIGSPVILIKSGLTGRSGQVGRNYMYHCGALGAGLFSKPTGGADTFIKQLGFTDLYFGSEDFPHKLGYSQTLPIPGHLSIQENLPVPIPDAIAKFLLKRMLAMTGFVEDLPQPENRVEVSNTGAIHLVHKFHPYDIYRSRYYMGQLKKVMGHAGVVFMFGATGDKDDRHTAHQVGTTRFGTDPKTSVLDPYCRLHDHDNVFVVDGGFMPTSLGVSPALTIVANALRVADYIKETC, from the coding sequence ATGTCTTTACTTCTTCCTGCTCCCTACTCCCTGCTCCCTACTCCCTGCTCCCTATTCCCTATTCCCAGATCCGCTGTTCCCTGTTCCCTTTACTATATGACAAACGATTTTGATGCCATCATCATTGGTAGCGGAGCTGGTGGAGGAACTGTTGCGTTGGCGCTAGCTAAAGCTGGTAAGCAGGTTTTACTGGTTGAGCGTGGTAACCGATTCACTGACAGTGAACCTTACCAGGACGAGCAACGAATGCTGATCGACATGGCAGCTTTTGATGACCGCACCATCGAGGTCAATGGGCGCAATACCCGGGTGTTTATTGGCGGAATTCTTGGTGGTGGGACTTCTCTGTATGGTGCAGTGTTGATGCGTCCGAGCCGCCATGATTTCCATCCTGGCAAGTACTATAGTGAATGGCTACCACGTCACCTCTGGGATTGGCCAATTACTTATGATCAGCTCTCACCCTATTTCGATCAGGCGGAGTCATTATTCCATGTTGCTGGAGATGATCCTAATAAAATCCTCCATCTAGAAACACCAGCCCACAGCTATCCGGCCAAAACTCCTCCCCTTGAGCCGATCAATCAGAAATTGGAGCGGGCGATTGAGAAAGCGGGATTTACTCCCTTCCACTTACCCCTGGGCATCGACTTTAACCGTTGCCTTCGCTGTCCCAAATGTCCAGGCTACTACTGCCCCAATGACTCTCGTGCTTCGACGTTGGTATGTGCTATTGATGGAGCCGTCAGCAATTACCATCTCCAGGTAAAAACTAATACAGAAGCAGACTGCTTGGTGACCAACGGTAAGGGTAAGGTGCTTGGTGTAAAACTTCGCTGGCGCGATACGGGTAAAATTGAGACGCTTAAAGCTAAAACCTATATTATAGCAGCTGGAGCCATCGGTAGCCCAGTAATCCTGATCAAATCTGGCTTAACTGGTCGTAGTGGTCAAGTTGGCAGAAATTATATGTACCATTGTGGTGCTTTGGGGGCTGGGTTGTTTAGCAAACCTACCGGTGGCGCAGATACCTTCATCAAGCAGTTAGGGTTCACGGATCTTTATTTTGGTTCAGAAGATTTTCCCCATAAGCTCGGGTATTCCCAAACCTTGCCAATCCCTGGGCATCTGAGCATACAAGAAAATTTACCGGTACCAATTCCAGATGCGATCGCAAAATTCCTACTCAAACGGATGCTGGCGATGACAGGATTTGTCGAAGACTTGCCCCAACCCGAAAACAGGGTAGAGGTTAGCAACACAGGAGCGATCCATCTAGTCCACAAATTTCATCCTTACGATATTTACCGTTCCCGTTACTACATGGGCCAGCTCAAGAAAGTGATGGGCCATGCTGGGGTAGTATTCATGTTTGGTGCCACCGGGGATAAAGATGATCGCCATACCGCCCATCAAGTGGGCACCACACGTTTTGGAACCGATCCCAAAACATCAGTGCTTGACCCATACTGCCGTTTGCACGATCATGACAATGTATTTGTTGTGGATGGTGGATTTATGCCAACCTCGTTGGGGGTTAGTCCTGCTTTAACCATTGTAGCTAATGCACTGCGAGTGGCAGATTATATTAAGGAGACTTGTTAG
- the hpsO gene encoding hormogonium polysaccharide biosynthesis glycosyltransferase HpsO, with protein MKILVASHSYIVDLNCEKLRTLAQLEPNIEVTVVVPRRWRPGGVQNRIIETQPREEDSFRVVPVSNFSENNQGLLTFGLDIIPLLKQFRPDIIQVEQGAKALGYAQFITLNKLLGLKAKNLFFTWWNLPYQVKFPVSVLEGYNLRHTDGLICGNQDGVEILRQHGYNGPAKVMPQLGVDESLFRPQPQPELKQQLGIQPNDFVVGFVGRFVEEKGLLTLGKALAGLSGMQWKWLLLGRGPLKPILMEKAAEWGIKNQLIWIESVPHDEVPRYINVMNTLVLPSETNYKFKTLTSVGWKEQFGHVLIEAMASKVPVIGSDSGEIPYVIGDAGLVFPEKDESELRHCLQQLIKQPDLADKLGNFGYARAMEQYTNQALAKQLLNFYQELRIKN; from the coding sequence ATGAAAATCTTAGTTGCTAGCCACTCCTATATTGTTGACCTTAACTGCGAGAAGTTACGAACACTCGCTCAGTTAGAACCTAATATTGAGGTAACTGTGGTGGTTCCCCGGCGCTGGCGTCCTGGTGGTGTCCAAAATCGCATCATTGAAACCCAACCCCGTGAGGAAGATTCATTTCGGGTGGTACCAGTGTCTAACTTTAGTGAAAATAATCAGGGGCTGCTGACATTTGGGCTAGATATTATCCCTTTATTGAAACAGTTTCGCCCCGACATTATTCAAGTGGAACAGGGAGCTAAGGCATTAGGTTATGCTCAATTTATTACCCTGAATAAGCTATTGGGACTGAAAGCAAAAAACCTATTTTTTACTTGGTGGAATCTGCCCTACCAGGTAAAATTTCCGGTGTCTGTGTTGGAAGGGTATAATCTGCGCCATACCGATGGACTGATTTGTGGGAATCAGGATGGGGTAGAAATCCTGCGACAACATGGTTATAACGGACCAGCTAAAGTAATGCCCCAATTGGGGGTAGATGAAAGCCTATTTCGTCCCCAACCTCAGCCAGAGTTAAAACAGCAGTTGGGAATTCAACCCAATGACTTTGTGGTGGGATTTGTGGGACGGTTTGTAGAGGAGAAGGGATTACTGACTTTAGGTAAAGCCCTAGCTGGGTTATCTGGGATGCAGTGGAAGTGGCTGCTGCTAGGGCGTGGTCCCCTCAAGCCGATATTGATGGAAAAGGCGGCAGAGTGGGGAATTAAAAACCAACTGATTTGGATTGAGAGTGTTCCCCATGACGAGGTACCTCGTTATATTAATGTGATGAATACTCTGGTGCTACCATCAGAGACTAATTATAAGTTTAAAACCTTAACTAGTGTAGGTTGGAAGGAACAGTTTGGTCATGTGCTGATTGAGGCGATGGCATCTAAAGTACCAGTAATTGGTTCCGATTCTGGAGAAATTCCCTATGTGATTGGGGATGCTGGGTTGGTGTTTCCTGAAAAAGATGAGTCGGAGTTACGACATTGTTTACAGCAGCTAATCAAGCAACCAGATTTGGCTGATAAATTAGGAAATTTTGGTTATGCAAGGGCAATGGAGCAGTATACGAATCAGGCGTTAGCTAAACAGCTGTTGAATTTTTATCAGGAATTAAGAATTAAGAATTAA
- a CDS encoding glycosyltransferase family 2 protein, with protein MSENSWSEKAPSQDLNQLGSMLSNLSEEEFETSLLFQGLEGRRRKAALVLTIVWCITIALHLVSWGIWVSLSLTTILGIHSLRCFLARPLKTPQPCLDEEKDDFPFVSLLVAAKNEESVISNLVKSLCQLDYPKNQYELWVIDDYSTDQTPEILDKLAATYDQLKVLHRSANAGGGKSGALNQVLGLTKGEIVAVFDADAKVPKDMLRRVLPLFTNPRVGAVQVRKAIANAPLNFWTRGQMSEMALDSYFQQQRIAVGGIGELRGNGQFVRRSALQRCGAWNEETITDDLDLTIRLHLDQWDIGFLNCPPVEEEGVTSAIALWHQRNRWAEGGYQRYLDYWRLIVSNRLGLRKTLDLFTYLIIQYFLPTAAVPDCLMAIARNRLPIFSPITGLTVTLSVIGMFVGLRRTNQNRRLGVSSLLVPMLQTLRGNLYLLHWMLVMAATTARMSVRAKRLKWVKTVHRGGSEED; from the coding sequence ATGTCGGAGAATTCCTGGTCAGAAAAAGCGCCAAGCCAAGATCTGAACCAACTTGGCTCTATGCTGTCTAACTTGTCAGAGGAAGAGTTTGAAACTAGCTTACTTTTCCAGGGACTAGAAGGACGCCGACGCAAAGCAGCTTTAGTGTTAACCATAGTGTGGTGCATAACAATAGCACTGCATTTGGTGTCTTGGGGGATCTGGGTGAGCTTGAGCTTAACAACGATATTAGGAATTCATTCCCTACGGTGCTTTCTGGCTCGACCGTTAAAAACCCCTCAACCCTGTTTAGATGAGGAGAAAGACGATTTTCCCTTTGTGTCTCTGCTAGTAGCAGCAAAAAATGAAGAAAGTGTGATCAGTAATTTAGTTAAGTCTCTGTGTCAATTAGACTACCCCAAAAATCAGTATGAACTGTGGGTAATTGACGATTACAGTACTGACCAAACACCAGAAATATTAGATAAGTTAGCAGCAACATACGACCAGTTGAAGGTACTGCACCGGAGTGCTAATGCCGGGGGAGGGAAATCAGGGGCACTCAACCAGGTACTTGGTTTAACCAAAGGCGAGATTGTAGCAGTATTTGATGCAGATGCTAAAGTTCCCAAAGATATGCTGCGCCGGGTGTTACCCTTATTTACTAACCCACGAGTGGGAGCAGTGCAGGTCAGAAAAGCGATCGCAAATGCACCACTGAATTTCTGGACACGAGGGCAAATGTCAGAAATGGCTCTCGACAGCTATTTCCAACAGCAACGTATTGCAGTTGGTGGGATTGGTGAATTGCGGGGCAATGGTCAGTTTGTTCGACGTTCCGCACTACAGCGTTGCGGTGCCTGGAATGAAGAAACCATCACCGACGACTTAGATTTAACCATTCGCCTACACCTCGATCAGTGGGATATTGGCTTTCTCAATTGCCCGCCAGTAGAAGAAGAAGGAGTTACCAGTGCGATCGCACTCTGGCATCAACGGAACCGTTGGGCAGAAGGAGGGTACCAGCGCTATCTCGATTACTGGCGTTTAATTGTAAGTAACCGCCTAGGTTTGCGGAAAACTCTAGATTTATTTACCTACTTGATCATCCAGTACTTTTTGCCCACGGCTGCTGTACCAGACTGTTTGATGGCTATTGCCCGTAACCGTCTACCTATTTTTAGCCCCATTACTGGCCTAACTGTCACCCTATCAGTGATTGGCATGTTTGTCGGCCTGCGCCGCACCAATCAAAATCGACGATTAGGTGTTTCTAGCCTGTTGGTTCCTATGTTGCAGACCTTGAGGGGAAACCTTTATCTATTGCACTGGATGCTGGTGATGGCCGCTACTACCGCTCGGATGTCTGTGCGTGCTAAACGGTTGAAATGGGTCAAAACAGTCCATAGAGGTGGTAGCGAAGAAGATTGA
- a CDS encoding fatty acyl-AMP ligase translates to MSQTILQAATLVDILRYRAVNQPDAIAYTFLVDGETEQVSLTYQQLEQKAQAIAFHLQSIYSQGETALLLYPPGLDYICAFFGCLYAGVVAVPAYPPRPNRSLVRVQAIVKDSLARVALTTQAILSNLERRFTQAPELKTLQWVATENINGNLAQSWQQPAIDGCTLAFIQYTSGSTAQPKGVMISHSNLVHNSAAIYQYFEHTDHSSVVSWLPMYHDMGLIGGILQPLYGGFPATLMSPLMFLQSPIRWLKAISHYRATSSGGPNFGYDLCVRKIKPEQLTNLDLSSWDIAFNGAEPINSAILERFATKFESCGFRREAFYPCYGMAEATLMVSGGLKSAPIVLKTVEGAALEQNQVVSASVEQEGTLTIVGCGQSLPDQQIVIVHPETLTPCDPGDVGEIWVSGPSIAQGYWNQPATTERNFRVTLASMGEKPFLRTGDLGFMLDGELFITGRLKDLIIINGRNHYPQDIEWTVENTHSLLRPTCSAGFSVNIAGEEQLVVIAEVERSYWKSTRLATSDPGNGAKDHALDTKELIRLIRRAVLQHHDLQVHTALLLKPGTIPKTSSGKIQRHACRQSFLAATLEVIE, encoded by the coding sequence GTGTCACAAACTATTCTCCAAGCAGCCACGTTAGTTGATATCCTGCGCTACAGAGCAGTTAACCAGCCAGATGCGATCGCATATACCTTTTTGGTGGATGGAGAAACCGAACAGGTCAGTCTGACTTACCAACAGTTGGAGCAAAAAGCCCAAGCGATCGCGTTTCACCTGCAATCAATATATTCCCAAGGAGAAACTGCCCTACTCCTTTATCCCCCTGGTCTAGACTATATTTGTGCATTTTTCGGGTGTCTGTACGCTGGGGTTGTAGCTGTCCCCGCTTATCCTCCTAGACCCAACCGCTCCCTTGTCCGTGTTCAGGCAATTGTCAAAGATTCCCTGGCAAGGGTAGCCCTAACTACCCAAGCAATCCTGTCTAATTTAGAGCGACGGTTTACTCAGGCTCCAGAACTCAAGACACTGCAGTGGGTAGCCACAGAAAACATCAACGGCAACTTAGCTCAATCATGGCAGCAACCAGCTATAGATGGTTGCACCCTAGCTTTTATCCAATACACCTCTGGTTCAACCGCTCAGCCAAAGGGAGTGATGATTAGCCACAGCAATCTAGTCCATAATTCAGCTGCTATCTATCAGTATTTTGAGCACACCGACCACAGCAGTGTGGTGAGTTGGTTGCCGATGTACCATGACATGGGTCTGATTGGTGGCATACTCCAACCTCTATACGGCGGTTTTCCAGCTACTCTGATGTCCCCGTTGATGTTTTTGCAAAGTCCAATCCGCTGGTTAAAAGCAATTTCCCACTATCGAGCCACCAGCAGTGGAGGACCAAACTTTGGTTACGACTTATGCGTACGCAAAATCAAGCCGGAACAACTAACAAACTTGGATTTGAGTAGTTGGGACATTGCCTTTAACGGAGCTGAGCCCATTAACTCCGCCATCTTGGAGCGGTTTGCCACTAAATTTGAGTCCTGTGGCTTCCGCCGAGAAGCATTCTACCCTTGCTATGGCATGGCTGAAGCCACCTTAATGGTTTCTGGTGGTCTCAAAAGCGCCCCAATTGTCTTAAAAACAGTTGAGGGGGCAGCACTGGAGCAAAATCAGGTTGTCTCAGCTAGTGTTGAGCAAGAAGGTACCCTTACCATAGTAGGCTGTGGTCAAAGTCTGCCAGACCAGCAGATTGTAATTGTCCATCCTGAAACCTTGACCCCATGTGACCCCGGAGACGTCGGAGAAATCTGGGTATCAGGACCAAGCATTGCCCAAGGTTACTGGAATCAACCGGCAACAACAGAACGGAACTTTCGCGTAACTCTAGCATCAATGGGGGAAAAGCCATTTCTACGCACGGGTGACTTGGGATTCATGCTCGACGGTGAATTATTTATTACTGGTCGTCTGAAGGATCTGATCATTATCAATGGTCGTAACCACTATCCCCAAGATATTGAATGGACCGTAGAAAACACCCACTCCTTGCTCAGACCCACGTGTTCGGCAGGATTTTCGGTAAATATTGCTGGTGAAGAACAGTTAGTGGTGATTGCTGAGGTAGAACGTAGCTATTGGAAATCTACTCGGCTAGCTACTTCTGACCCTGGCAATGGCGCGAAAGACCATGCCCTTGATACCAAGGAGTTAATTCGGTTAATCCGACGAGCAGTCTTACAACATCACGATTTGCAGGTTCATACTGCTCTGTTACTCAAACCAGGTACTATTCCCAAAACCTCTAGTGGTAAGATTCAGCGTCATGCCTGTCGCCAGAGTTTTCTGGCTGCAACTCTGGAGGTTATAGAATGA
- a CDS encoding aspartyl/asparaginyl beta-hydroxylase domain-containing protein has protein sequence MKRSLEALREKARNFLIYGIGKTLIYKLEKLITNYSLIGNSTFFEPDQFNWVEELESQSITIRQELDQVLKYRDSLPTFQDISPDQGDYVSTDNRWKTYGFYGYGIKSKQNCKKCPETTRIIEKIPGMKTAFFSILLPGKHIPEHRGPYKGVIRCLLGLRVPEPKENCRIRVGNDIRYWEEGKAMIFDDTFPHEVWNETDGIRVVLFLDIVRPLRFPASWINQLFIQVIAWSPYVQDAMANQKKWEKRLDKVFAGS, from the coding sequence ATGAAACGTTCTTTAGAGGCTCTTAGGGAAAAAGCCAGAAATTTCCTGATCTATGGTATTGGTAAAACACTTATCTACAAGTTGGAAAAGCTAATTACTAATTATTCATTAATTGGTAATTCAACCTTCTTTGAGCCTGACCAATTTAATTGGGTGGAAGAGTTAGAATCTCAATCGATTACGATTCGCCAAGAGCTCGATCAAGTCTTGAAATATAGAGATAGTCTACCCACCTTCCAAGATATTTCCCCAGACCAGGGAGATTATGTCAGTACAGATAATCGGTGGAAAACCTATGGTTTTTATGGCTATGGAATTAAATCTAAACAAAATTGTAAAAAATGTCCGGAAACTACTCGTATTATCGAAAAAATTCCAGGTATGAAAACGGCATTTTTTTCAATCCTATTACCAGGTAAGCATATCCCTGAACACAGGGGACCTTATAAAGGGGTAATCAGATGTCTTCTAGGATTACGTGTTCCTGAACCAAAGGAAAATTGTCGGATTCGTGTTGGTAACGACATTCGCTATTGGGAAGAAGGAAAAGCGATGATATTTGATGATACCTTCCCCCATGAGGTATGGAATGAAACCGATGGAATCCGGGTGGTTTTATTTCTAGATATTGTTAGACCCCTCCGTTTTCCTGCTTCATGGATTAATCAATTATTTATTCAAGTAATTGCTTGGTCACCCTACGTTCAAGATGCTATGGCTAATCAGAAGAAATGGGAAAAACGTTTAGATAAGGTGTTTGCTGGCTCTTGA
- a CDS encoding SDR family NAD(P)-dependent oxidoreductase, with amino-acid sequence MKTVVITGISGTLGSALGQEYINRGWQVVGVTRQETLEGNYFNTLCVSQQQTLEDAQRLLEYDPDVIILNAGQIETEVGDGGVPLVEIVESMNRVNYSWPALVALEAANLKRERPLDVVAIGSIADGSPSCFGPVYHSGKIALHYYWSGVGPIVYHASNHQIRMRLYRPGVISGPLAWAPVNRLNEKGYKIRANRVNSAPPAEKVANTIASWIEKNKEWVGTYDEPFSFKIFKYLFALFPNLFYKLQLFGWPRGSKFV; translated from the coding sequence ATGAAAACTGTTGTAATCACAGGAATTTCCGGCACCCTCGGCAGTGCGTTAGGTCAAGAGTATATCAATCGTGGTTGGCAAGTAGTCGGTGTCACCCGTCAAGAAACCCTCGAAGGTAACTATTTCAATACATTGTGTGTGTCTCAACAACAAACCCTTGAAGATGCCCAAAGGTTGCTTGAGTATGACCCCGATGTGATCATCCTGAATGCAGGACAAATCGAAACTGAGGTAGGGGATGGAGGAGTGCCACTGGTTGAGATCGTAGAATCGATGAATCGCGTTAACTACAGTTGGCCAGCATTGGTAGCTCTTGAAGCAGCCAATCTCAAGCGCGAGCGACCCCTGGATGTTGTTGCTATTGGTTCGATTGCAGATGGTAGCCCTTCTTGTTTTGGTCCAGTCTATCATTCTGGTAAAATCGCTTTGCACTATTACTGGTCAGGTGTTGGACCAATCGTTTACCACGCCAGCAATCATCAAATTCGGATGAGGCTTTATCGTCCTGGTGTGATCAGCGGTCCCTTGGCTTGGGCACCAGTGAACCGTCTCAATGAAAAAGGTTATAAAATCCGAGCCAACCGAGTCAATTCTGCTCCTCCTGCTGAAAAAGTGGCTAATACAATCGCCAGCTGGATTGAGAAAAACAAAGAATGGGTGGGAACTTATGATGAGCCTTTTAGCTTTAAAATATTCAAATACCTCTTTGCTTTGTTCCCCAATTTATTTTACAAACTACAGTTGTTTGGATGGCCTCGGGGCAGCAAATTTGTCTAA
- the hpsN gene encoding hormogonium polysaccharide biosynthesis glycosyltransferase HpsN — protein MLKDKLLTTTTMISVIIPTYGREDPLRDTLEDVLKQDYPAFEVLVVDQTRTHKPEIQSYLEQLANAGKIRWFRVDWASLPGARNYGVRRASGDIIVFIDDDIKMPPGYLTAHARNYEQSPEIGAVAGRVFDRMKLAEKGAAVDSPTPSYTIEDLPKEAMDPGIAWYYIDLVHTVKPQRVISARGCNMSFRREIFTKYGLHFDEQFRGSAVREESDFCLRFRRTGYQIWYDPDAYLVHLGEETGGCHDISTRSLEYQLTFYHNHFLMGMKNLTLSEQLQLFGRLFDCHVLGNPPCNKSGSPIKIISRAGFYMLGFLKALGTRIKSIWDDGQIYTRLDR, from the coding sequence ATGCTTAAGGACAAATTACTCACAACAACGACAATGATTTCTGTAATTATCCCTACTTACGGACGGGAAGACCCTTTGCGGGATACCTTGGAAGATGTCCTGAAGCAAGACTACCCTGCTTTTGAAGTACTGGTTGTCGATCAAACTCGAACCCACAAACCAGAGATTCAATCCTATTTAGAGCAGCTGGCTAATGCTGGTAAGATTCGCTGGTTCCGAGTTGATTGGGCGAGTTTGCCTGGGGCAAGAAATTATGGGGTAAGGCGGGCATCCGGGGACATTATTGTGTTTATCGATGATGATATCAAGATGCCACCGGGGTATTTAACTGCTCACGCTCGTAACTATGAACAATCCCCAGAGATTGGGGCAGTGGCAGGACGAGTATTTGACCGGATGAAGCTAGCAGAGAAAGGAGCAGCAGTAGATTCCCCCACTCCCTCTTACACTATTGAGGACTTGCCTAAGGAGGCCATGGACCCTGGAATTGCATGGTATTACATAGACTTAGTCCATACCGTGAAGCCCCAACGGGTGATCTCAGCCCGAGGCTGCAATATGTCTTTCCGCCGGGAAATTTTTACCAAGTACGGGCTGCACTTTGATGAACAGTTCCGGGGCAGTGCGGTTCGTGAGGAGTCGGATTTTTGTTTGCGATTTCGCCGCACCGGTTATCAAATTTGGTATGACCCAGATGCTTATTTAGTCCATTTAGGGGAAGAAACTGGGGGGTGTCATGATATTAGTACGCGATCGCTTGAGTATCAGTTGACCTTTTATCACAACCATTTCCTGATGGGGATGAAAAACCTTACCCTTAGTGAGCAGCTACAGCTGTTTGGTCGTCTATTTGATTGCCACGTCTTAGGGAATCCTCCTTGTAATAAAAGTGGTTCCCCGATCAAAATTATTAGCCGTGCTGGTTTCTACATGTTGGGTTTTTTAAAAGCACTTGGTACACGCATCAAATCTATCTGGGATGATGGTCAAATTTATACTCGGCTAGACCGTTAA